One region of Mucilaginibacter sp. 14171R-50 genomic DNA includes:
- a CDS encoding ChbG/HpnK family deacetylase: MKNIKILCFLVLSLFLLQPASAQQNPGLPALMLRLDDIGMNHSVNMAMQKMADTGMPFSASVQFACPWYQEAVEILKKNPQVSVGVHLTLTSEWKNYRWGAVTGREAVPSLVDANGYFHQSTGAFAKSGYQIAEVEKELTAQIERALASGLKITYIDPHMGVALSTPALRALTEKLAHKYKLAISTLSEVVYLGETYKEMWGEPVATKKSAFLSYVTNKLNLARPNLVVIHVALMNPEMNALFDMNSSMMNTKEGKPLTSLHRQTELNMLLSPEFKALVNKKFRLINYSDLVKQKGLAAMKLETVKN; the protein is encoded by the coding sequence ATGAAAAATATAAAAATACTTTGCTTTTTAGTACTAAGTCTGTTTTTATTACAACCTGCATCCGCGCAGCAAAACCCCGGGTTGCCCGCACTGATGTTACGGCTTGATGATATTGGCATGAACCATTCTGTAAACATGGCCATGCAAAAAATGGCTGATACCGGGATGCCTTTTTCGGCGTCGGTGCAGTTTGCCTGCCCCTGGTACCAGGAAGCTGTAGAGATATTAAAGAAAAATCCGCAGGTAAGCGTTGGTGTGCATTTAACGCTGACCTCCGAATGGAAAAACTACCGTTGGGGCGCTGTAACGGGCCGCGAAGCCGTGCCAAGCCTGGTTGATGCCAATGGATATTTCCACCAGTCGACAGGCGCTTTTGCCAAAAGCGGATATCAAATAGCTGAGGTAGAGAAGGAACTAACTGCGCAGATAGAAAGGGCTTTGGCGTCGGGTTTAAAGATCACTTATATCGATCCGCACATGGGTGTTGCGTTATCAACGCCGGCACTGCGTGCGCTTACCGAGAAACTGGCGCATAAATACAAGCTGGCCATATCTACCTTAAGTGAAGTGGTTTACCTGGGTGAAACTTACAAAGAAATGTGGGGCGAGCCGGTGGCTACAAAAAAATCGGCGTTCCTGTCGTACGTTACCAATAAGCTGAACCTCGCACGGCCAAACCTGGTTGTTATACACGTTGCTTTAATGAACCCCGAGATGAACGCCCTGTTTGATATGAACAGCAGCATGATGAATACCAAGGAGGGCAAGCCGTTAACCAGCCTGCACCGCCAAACGGAGCTGAACATGCTGCTATCGCCCGAGTTTAAGGCTTTGGTAAATAAAAAGTTCAGGCTGATAAATTACAGCGACCTGGTGAAACAAAAAGGGCTGGCCGCGATGAAACTGGAAACCGTAAAAAACTGA
- a CDS encoding FAD-dependent oxidoreductase — translation MHIDARNIDDNSLIEGDICIVGSGAAGISMALEWLNTPFKVILLEGGGFEYEAQMQELYKGKTTGQRYYPLQSARLHYFGGTTGHWSGFCSTFDPIDFKERDWVPHSGWPIKREDLDEYYARAHKNLDLGPYEYSAKYWQDKDPELKGLTLDEKAVYNKMWQFSPPTRFGTKYRDTIVKAPNIHLYTYANVTDITANENASAIKQVTVKNLAGKQHTVRAKQFIIACCSIQNARLLLASNKQAPKGLGNQNDNVGRYFMEHLEIKSAEIWLTKPDALKLYHWEWGLTKARAELAISEEMQREHRILNGTASFTPLDIARKQPAFIDIWTADTAETKKNMHKFDEVGKDDVKKEGYSSFQLFTRVEQAPNPNSRVTLDTEKDALGVPRAMLHWELTPLEKHSLRGIYQIIGRQVGISAEGRVRLMDYLQNEEDNSWPSFTGGGWHHMGTTRMAADPKKGVVDANCKVHGISNLYMAGASCYATAAAPNPTLTLVALTIRLADHLKQKVKGNV, via the coding sequence ATGCATATCGATGCCAGAAATATTGATGACAACAGCCTGATAGAAGGCGATATATGTATTGTAGGCTCGGGCGCCGCGGGTATAAGTATGGCGCTGGAGTGGCTGAACACGCCCTTTAAAGTTATTTTGCTTGAGGGCGGCGGCTTTGAGTACGAAGCGCAGATGCAGGAACTGTACAAAGGCAAAACCACAGGGCAACGGTATTACCCGCTACAATCGGCAAGGCTGCATTACTTTGGGGGTACAACCGGGCACTGGTCAGGCTTTTGCTCTACGTTCGACCCGATAGATTTTAAGGAACGAGACTGGGTGCCGCATAGCGGCTGGCCCATAAAGCGCGAAGACCTGGATGAATATTACGCCCGCGCCCACAAAAACCTCGACCTTGGCCCGTACGAATACAGCGCCAAATACTGGCAGGATAAAGACCCGGAACTAAAAGGCTTAACACTCGACGAAAAAGCGGTTTATAATAAAATGTGGCAGTTTAGTCCGCCAACGCGCTTTGGTACCAAATACCGCGATACCATTGTAAAAGCGCCAAATATACACCTGTACACCTACGCCAATGTAACCGATATCACCGCCAACGAAAATGCATCGGCTATAAAACAGGTAACCGTGAAAAACCTGGCGGGTAAGCAGCATACGGTTAGGGCGAAGCAATTTATCATTGCCTGCTGCTCTATCCAGAACGCGCGTTTGCTGCTTGCATCAAACAAACAGGCACCCAAAGGCCTGGGCAACCAAAACGATAATGTGGGCCGGTATTTTATGGAGCACCTGGAAATAAAATCGGCAGAGATATGGCTAACCAAACCCGATGCTTTAAAATTGTACCATTGGGAGTGGGGACTTACCAAAGCCCGCGCCGAACTGGCCATTAGCGAAGAAATGCAGCGCGAGCACCGCATATTAAATGGTACCGCATCGTTTACCCCGTTGGATATCGCACGCAAGCAGCCCGCGTTTATCGACATATGGACGGCCGATACCGCTGAAACCAAAAAGAACATGCATAAGTTTGACGAGGTGGGCAAAGATGATGTAAAAAAAGAGGGGTATAGTTCGTTCCAGCTGTTCACCCGGGTAGAGCAGGCGCCAAACCCCAACAGCCGTGTAACGTTAGACACTGAAAAGGATGCCCTCGGGGTTCCGCGCGCTATGCTGCACTGGGAACTTACACCGCTTGAAAAGCATAGCCTGCGTGGTATATACCAAATTATTGGCCGGCAAGTAGGCATAAGTGCCGAAGGGCGCGTACGGCTGATGGATTACCTGCAGAACGAGGAAGACAACAGCTGGCCATCGTTCACCGGTGGCGGATGGCATCACATGGGCACAACCCGCATGGCCGCCGACCCTAAAAAAGGCGTGGTGGATGCCAATTGCAAAGTGCATGGTATCAGTAATTTATACATGGCGGGTGCATCGTGCTATGCTACGGCCGCCGCGCCCAACCCTACGTTAACGCTGGTAGCATTAACCATCAGGCTTGCCGACCACTTAAAGCAGAAGGTAAAGGGAAACGTTTAA